A single genomic interval of Microcebus murinus isolate Inina chromosome 24, M.murinus_Inina_mat1.0, whole genome shotgun sequence harbors:
- the TCIM gene encoding transcriptional and immune response regulator has product MTPPHTLWRARSCIPEDPTSMRAKRGRPASTMSTSLRVSPSVHGYHFDTASRKKAAGNIFENIDQESLQRLFRNSGDKKAEERAKIIFAIDQDLEEKTRALMALKKRTKDKLFQFLKLRKYSIKVH; this is encoded by the coding sequence ATGACTCCGCCACACACTCTCTGGAGAGCCCGGAGCTGCATTCCGGAAGATCCCACATCGATGAGAGCAAAGCGAGGCCGCCCAGCCAGCACCATGTCCACGTCGCTGCGGGTCAGCCCGTCCGTCCACGGCTACCACTTCGACACGGCTTCTCGCAAGAAAGCCGCGGGCAACATCTTCGAGAACATAGACCAGGAGTCTCTCCAGAGGCTCTTCAGAAACTCCGGAGACAAGAAGGCGGAGGAGAGAGCCAAGATCATTTTCGCCATAGATCAAGACTTGGAGGAGAAAACGCGAGCCTTGATGGCCCTGAAGAAGAGGACAAAAGACAAGCTTTTCCAGTTTCTGAAACTGCGGAAATACTCCATCAAAGTTCACTGA